The DNA window CTCCTTCACGCATGAAGTTATGGGTAGCTCTAGTATCCACTAGTGCTTTGATGTGCTTACTCCCAATCAAGTAAACTATGAACATCGAGCCCCTCTTGGTTCCCTTGACCGGTTCTACAACACTAGCCTTCACAACATTGAGAAGTCTTAAGGATCCTATTGGagtctcttcttcctcatcGGAGGACTCGGGTCCTTTAACCGTTGCAACATTCTCCTCCTTAAATTGacacataaactttatgtgattatgagcACCACAAATATGACAAACTTTTGGCTTACCTGATTCGTCGGTTTGTCTCCTTGAGTTGTTGTGTGGATGTCACTTCTTGGGTGGGCGGTCTACCCCACCTTTCTCCTTATCATGTGGGTGGGCTCCCCCACATTTCTCCTCATCATCTTTGATGAGCTTCGGCCTTTCCACGGACACCTTGAGTTCGATCAGCCTCTCCTCAATTGCAATTGCCTCGGAGACGTTCTTCACCTTGGCTCTCTACAACTCTAATTGTGCCCAAGTTTTTAGGCTGTTAACAAACGCAAACAAAGCCTCTTGTTCCGTTAGACTAGGTAATTCAAGCATCAATTCTTGAAACTCCTTAACATACTCCTTAATGGTCTTGTTGTGTGCAAGTTGACTTAGCCACTTCCGTGCCTCAAAATCGGCGTTCTTTGGGAAGAAttggcgcttgaactcggtcATGAAGTCTTCCCATGTTTCCATCCTCAACATACCTCGTTCAATGTCTGTTTCACGCCTTCTACACCATAATAGCGCCATCTCTATTAGGAAGAAAGGGGTCGTCTACAACTTGGTGTGATCATCAAGTATGCTTGATGCCCGAAAATACTGTTCCATGCTCCAAAGGAAATCTTCaacttcccttgcactcctcgagCCTTTGAACGGAGTTATCTTGGGAACATCCATTCGATGAGGTGCCGCACCTCGAAGTTCCCCTCCATTCCACCCAATCTGACATTCCATCGCATCGAGCCTCCCCATCAATTCCCTTTGGAGAGCGTCGATCATCGCATGGGTTTCTCTTAGGATTGTCTCAAATACTTCCTGTCGGATATCATTAATCTCCCCTCGAATCAATCCCAGCACTTCATCACGAATGCTACGAAGGTGTGGTCTCTCCCACCTTTTCAGCTAACTTTTAAGGTGTGGTTCTCCTAGGAGTTGTTATAGTCGTATCAAAGAAAGGTTGTGCTTCCGCATTCAAGTTGGAAGAGATGGATTCACGTACTACCGTTACTAAGTTTCCGACCGTCCAACATAAGGACAAGGGATCCAAGAGGGATAAGTCCGTCCAGAGAGGTGTTGTcatggaagcgcgggtgaccTGTTTGAAGAAGGCATGAGAGAGCACCAAGAAACTCTCGAAGTGTTTAGCGCGGTGGCCAGTAGAGTGACAGTTTTGGATGAGAAAGGTGAAAAGTTAGAGAATGAGGTATTGGGGATCATTAACAATTTGAACCGTAGCATTCGTGACGAAGTGCTGGGATCGGTTCGAGGGGAGATTAATGATATCCGACAGGAAATACTTGAGACAATTCGAGGAGAAACCCATGCGATGATCGACGCTCTCCGAAGGGAAATGATGGGGAGGCTCGATCATCGCATGGGCTTCTTATCGGATTGTCTCAAGTACTTCTTTTTAGATATCATTAATCTCTCCTCGAATCGATTCCAGCACTTCGTCAAGAATGCTACGATTCAAGTTATTAATGATCCCCAATACCTTATTCTCCAACTTTTCACTTTTCTCATATAACACCGTCACTCTATTGGTCACCGCACTAAGCACTTTGAGAGCTTCTTGGTGCTCTCTCATGCCTTCTTCAAGCTGGGTCATCATTGCTTCCATGGCAGCACCTCTCTCGATAGACTGATCCCTCTTGGATCCATTGTCCTTATGTTGGTCGGTCGGAACCTTAGTGACGATAGTACATGAATCCATCTCTTGCAACTTGAATGTAGAAACACAACCTTcttttgataccacttgtcacagGTTGAAATTCGACCCGTGTGATACTATGCTAGATCGACTCAGATTTTAGCAAGTAAGCATTTTTagacaatgcaagaagaacttagagagagaaagagtttGAGAAGCCTAAGATCGACTCAGATTCTAGCAAGTAAGCATTTTTACTAAATCTAAGACCGATGAGATTAACCTAGGGATTTCCAGGGGCTTGTGGTTTTTACACCCCAACTAACAAATCATAGCCAAAGACCGAGAGTTCTTAGCATCTCAACCGATAAACTAGCCAAGGATCGGGAGTCCTTTATACCAAAGACTTGGGGTTTTATACCCCGACTGATAAATCTCAACCAAGGACCAAGAGTGCTTAACACTTCAACCGAGGCTTCTTAGCCCGGACCGATGAGTCCGACTAAGGGTCCCAGACCTTGACCGATAAAAACGAACCCAAGACTTATGATATCGGtcctaaggcatgtttggttcccattttataaaatctaaaattattttcgtaattttggaacctcaaatcattttctaaaaattctgaaaattagaaaatgttttcaaaatatttctaggatgtttccacaaaaaatattttgacaatgcatgtttgggatttatgtttaaactttaatacttttaaaactGATGTTATATAGGTATTTTCCTCCCTACCTAGTCAACGTTATCCGCAACAAGTACGAgcattttaatattgttattacaatattttaaataacgctaaaattTATTCATGcctaggaccggaagaataatttgttaaaataaaacgttatacaaccgattttcaaaagccaaatttataagtagagaccgtttttaaaacgagtACGGAGGAAGCGCGAAAGACCttttccgagtatcaccaaactatgaactaaaagaaactttgGCCAAATATGTTTGTACATATATgccacttttattgattttcataaatcaTTTGACGACctgtttcaaattaataatttttaaaattaattatgtttaactaatttaaacaatgaattttctataaaaaaaaaaaattaaattgtaataaatttatatatatatatattattattttttattctgattcgataatataataaatttaataatattctttttttaattaactaattaacaaTTTAGTAGGTCTCCATAACAATGATGTCAGCTAACGCGGGATTCTTCTCAATCAATCAGCTCTCTCTCTTGAAGTTGGTGTCGTTTTCTTCCCACCGTCTTTGAACACAGCAGCGAGGCCAGCTctatcttctctggtttcttcATTTAACGCGTCCTACTCTCATAACCTAACTTGGTTTATTCTTATTCGTATTCATATTCACGTTTTATTTCCTTCACCTATAAAAGACGATAAACGGCTTATGCAACCATCACCCCGCATCACATAGTTCTGGTCTTCCTGGTTCGCTCAGATCACATAATTAATACACAATATGGCAAGCCATGGATGTTCATCCTTCCTTATGGCTTCTTTTGTCCTGACTTGCATGGTAGTTACTGCCTTTGCGGCCGGCAACTTCACGGATGACTTTGAAATAACTTGGGGTGGAGACCGCGCCAGAATACGCAACGGTGCCCAGCTTCTGTCTCTTTCCCTTGACCAGACCTCCGGCTCTGGTTTCCGCTCTAAAAAAGAGTACCTTTTTGGAAGAATCGACATGCAACTCAAGCTTGTTCCTGGCAACTCAGCAGGAACTGTCACCGCTTATTATGTATGTCTCTCTTAATTACCTCTTAATTAGAACTTATTTTATCTTAGTTTTTTTAAGAAGGGTTCTCTCTCTTGTGGATGTATGTATGATCAtgatttatctttatatatatatataatatagttgaCATCGGAAGGACCAAAGCatgatgagattgattttgagTTCTTGGGGAATGTGAGTGGACAACCTTATACAGTTCATACCAATGTGTTCAGCCAAGGCAAAGGCAACAGAGAACAACAGTTTCACCTTTGGTTTGACCCTACCAAGAATTTTCATACTTATTCCATCCATTGGAATCTCCAAAACATCATGTACGTGACATCTTCTATCCCAACAACTTCTTCTAATTCTTTTTCTctcatatcatatatatttatatatttaaagtggttttgaaaaacaaaattaattgatttaattgaaGTACTGGGTGACATTAGGATGCATACActctaatttaatgaaatttgtgAACATTGCAGCTTCTTGGTGGACAACTACCCTATAAGAGTGTTCAAGAATAGAGAAGCAATGGGAGTTCCATACCCGACAAGCCAACCCATGAGGATTTACTCGAGCCTTTGGAACGCAGACGACTGGGCCACACAGGGTGGACGCGTGAAAACGAACTGGACTCACGCTCCCTTTACTGCGCTCTATCGTAACTTCAATGCATGTCTCCCTTCTTCCTCATCCTCTTCGTCGTGTTCATCTGCTGTCTCCACAAACGCACTCTCTGATTCGGACTCTGGAGCTCAGGAGCTCAATGCAATGGGCAGGAGGCGATTAAGGTGGGTGCAAAGGTATTATATGGTGTACAATTATTGTAGTGATCTAAACCGCTTCCCTCAGGGCCTTCCTACAGAGTGCAAAAGCCAATGAAGATTCATAAATTTGTTTCTGCAGCAAGGTTGTAATGGTTAAATTGcacttttttattgatttatttgttgAGATTTCATTCCACTTATTGTTTGGTTTTTATAAAgcattaaataatgattaaattatatgtCTTTGtatgttgaaataattattttttgtttttgagtaTAATGTAATatcttgtttgaaaatattcatttttcatttaagTAACTAAGTCGTCTTAAATTcatgttttatcatatttaatgtTCTacataatttgaagaaaatattgTGCGTTCTCGAACATTAATAAAATGGAgtttggttacacgtgagaaatGACGGTAGCGTTATATTTTGTATGCCCATCAAATTATGGTTTCTATTATAAACTCTTAgtcattttatacaaaatattttttacatttcgTTTATATAATCCACCCTAGTACATGCAACTAAGGATAAATCTAAACCTAATAATGCGATTAAAGGATTGTAACAATTCATCCTTAGGCCATGCGTCTAGGTTGTCTATATGGTacgaaaaataaataagtaaaatcgAGATGAATACCTATAGATGAAAGTGTGATCGAGATAAATTGAAGTTATGAAAGATAAGTTTCAAATAAGGCCTTAAGCAATTATAtccttttataattttgttagaaaatatttatttaatcattttatatttgttttgaattttttaaagttatcaACAAAGTTTCAGAATGCAAGTAcagaataaatataattatggaATAACAAACGTGCCTTAGGTGAACAAAGTCATATTTGGCGAGAAATGGAAAAAAGATGAATGATTGGTATGGTGGAAAAGAAGGTGGTTGTTATGTAGAAGTTCAATGTTTGATCCTTGGCTTGCCATTTTTTTCCTTCACTACTTTTACAATCATCTGCTAAGAGCACTTCTGATTGCATAGATCAAACCCTCAAACATATGCACATGTTCTTCGCAATACTACATCCAACAACTCGTATAACCCAATTTCGATTTACTTACCCATGTTTTAAAACAAGCATACCAAGTCAATTAGTAACAACCAAAATACATGTTGCAATAATCCAATCCTCATTATCATTACATCAggaatctaaaaaaaaaaatcagattgaCATATTTAGCTTCACAACTCTTATGGACAGTGGCGGATCCAAAGGGTGCAAGAAGGGGCTTAAGCACCCTGACTTGTGTAAAAAGTTTgggtataatttatacaaattaattatgaattatatatttttctctatatataattagaaatgaCAATTGTTACAAAGGTGTGGTGGTGCAGTTGGCTATAGCGTAGGTCTCATAGCTTCTATGAGTAATCCTGAGATCAAGAGTTTGAGCCTCTCTCACCCCATTGTTTTGAATAATGTGTTTTGTCTGGTTTATTTTAATAGTGGTCTAGCCCCTAAAAGTATAGATTGATTTTGAAATATACCCTTAAAAGTATGTTTTCGTGatagatatttttaataagttacaTTTTGATGTTCAATTTTACCATTAAAACTGttgtattcatttataattGCATGTTGCTGCAAGAAAATTTGTACTTTACTGTATAGTGTATAAGCAAAAACatcttttattgttttctaatagcattttttattcgattttatatataataataggtTCTTGATACGATGATTCAAgagataaaaaattgtttttttaaatcaactCTCGGAGATACTTAATTGCATTGCTTGTTTAAATCCAAATGactcattttctcaatttgatatTGGTAAGATACTCTACCTTGTTGAACTTTATCCGGAGGATTTTTCGTTAATTGACCGTATAgtacttgagaatcaacttcaAACTTACATTTAAAAGGTACGAAATGAATTTTCTATAATTCAAGATTTAGGAAGTCTTGCTAAGAAGATGGTTGAAACTGGAAAACATAGAGTTTTtacattgatatattggttGATTGAGTTAACATTGGTTTTACCTGTTACGACTGCTTCTGTTAAAAGGGTATTTTCTGCGATGAAAATTATCATAGTGTTTTGTCTGGTTTATTTCGATAGTGGTCTAGCCCCTAAAAGTATAGactgattttaaaatatacccTTAAAGTATGTTTTCGTgatagatatttttaatatgctaCATTTTGATGTTCAATTTTACCATTAAAACTGTTGCATTCATTTATAATTGCATGTTGTTGCAAGAAAATTTGTACTTTATTGTATAGTGTATAAGCAAAAACatcttttattgttttctaatagcattttttattcgatttttgtatataataataggtTCTTAATACGACGATTCAAGagataaacaattatttttttgaaatcaaCTATCGGAGGTACTTAATTGCATTGCTTGTTTAGATTCAAATGactcattttctcaatttgatatTGGTAAGATACTCCACCTTGTTGGACTTTATCCGGAGGATTTTTCGTTAATTGACCGTATAgtacttgagaatcaacttcaAACTTACATTTAAAAGGTACGAAATGAATTTTCTATAATTCAAGATTTAGGAAGTCTTGCTAAGAAGATGGTTGAAACTGGAAAACATAGAGTTTTtacattgatatattggttGATTGAGTTAACATTGGTTTTACCTGTTACGACTGCTTCTGTTAAAAGGGTATTTTCTGCGATGAAAATTATCATAGTGTTTTGTCTGGTTTATTTCGATAGTGGTCTAGCCCCTAAAAGTATAGactgattttaaaatatacccTTAAAGTATGTTTTCGTgatagatatttttaatatgctaCATTTTGATGTTCAATTTTACCATTAAAACTGTTGCATTCATTTATAATTGCATGTTGTTGCAAGAAAATTTGTACTTTATTGTATAGTGTATAAGCAAAAACatcttttattgttttctaatagcattttttattcgatttttgtatataataataggtTCTTAATACGACGATTCAAGAGATAAACAATTGTTTTTTTGAAATCAACTATCGTAGGTACTTAATTGCATTGCTTGTTTAGATTCAAATGactcattttctcaatttgatatTGGTAAGATACTCCACCTTGTTGGACTTTATCCGGAGAATTTTTCGTTAATTGACCGTATAGTATTTGAGAATCAGTTTcaaacttacatttaaaatgTACGAAATGAATTTTCTATAATTCAAGATTTGAGAAGTCTTGATAAGAAGATGGTTGAAATTGGAAAACATAGAGTTTTTACATTGGTATGTCGATTGATTGAGTTAACATTGGTTTTACCTGTTACGACTAGTTCTGTTGAAATGGTCTTTTCTGCAATGAAAATTATCAAGACTGATTTACGTAATAGAATGAGTGATGAGTGGATGAGCGACAGTTTGGTAGTATACATCGAGAAGGAGATTTTTGCCACAACtgaaaatgaacaaattttacaacatttttaacaaatgaacACCCGAAGAACACAATTGTCTTCATTTGTTTGTACGTCTAGTGGtagttaaaaagataaatattttattagtatcgACATGATTttgtatctttattattatcattattatttgtacttttatttttgatataaatgTTGTATAGTAAAAAGAATTATACTTGATAAATTTTGGagcacttttttatatatatggcTCTGAATTCTCTATTTGAACTTCGAATCATGAGCCCACAAACATGCCCATTAGCTCTAGGATGCTCATAGGCCGTTTATGGATTAATGTTGCTAAGGAATCCACTtagttttctaaataaatatctaGAAAAATTGAgcgtttttttatataaatagaatgAAGATATTACATATTAGTAAATAGTTCATAAGTAAGTTCTGGAATGCATCCATATCAAACATACACATATTACAGAATATCGAAGGCAGCATGAACTAGTATTGCAATAAATCGAACATTTCATTAAAGCTTTCAGTTACAGCAAGATTGATAAATTACCACTAACACTATCAGCTCTAATATAACCCTAGCGAGCCTTTCGGAATCATCCCCCAAGCCTCATACTCAATCAAGTATTATTTActcaaaaaaaatcttcaagAACTCGAAGGTGTCCACAGccctctcttctctctcctcctGCTCTTCTCtaacttttttctttcttcatgcCCCACTGCTAATAATTACAGGAATCATCCCATTCAATGTGTCCACGTTCAATCTCCAAAATGCCCTTTTTTTTGTCTTTGGACTTTGCGGGGCAAATTAGACACTTCTAGTTGATGGCGAGGCCTTGTAGATTTCTTGGTGATACCTTTGACGTGGCTTCAAACGAAATCTCAAAGGGTGAACCTATCAGTTTtgggatattttatttttgagagaAAAAGATGTTGAACGGCTCTGATGAAGAAAAATATCCTTCTACATTggttattgaagaagaaaatgtgGGTTCCCAAGTTTCCTTCCTCATGATgacatttcttttaattaaatgtcAAGCAGACCTATGGCAATTGCCTATTAATTAAATGGCAAGCAGCTCTGTTTGGTTGATcgttaggccttgtttgattgcAGTTTTCCGTCAAGTGGAACAGGTCCTTGACCTAGTCAAGTGGTTTTTTTTCCAGCAAAATAATCAAACCAacaataatatcaaaattatatattttttaatttatttatttggtttggTTAACTTAATTTgtctataattatttatatatttttcaaattttatttaaacagtccaaaatttaattatttataattcgGTTGATAGAcaccatttttaaattaattgtttatttttaataatgtggAATGAGcccttataagaatatttaaaaaataattagttggCCAGggattatttaatattataaatcgAGGGTAAATAGAATGTCCTATCTTGGACAAtgtttgaatacaacacttgtatTTAGGAAAACGAATATCCAAGCTTGACCAATATGCACTCTTTCAAATCtcctaatttataatttttggacttattttatttataaaagtagtGTAAAGGgatataaattttgaacttGACAAGTCTGACAGGAGACTTGTGTTTTTTGGTTGTCGATGACTATCCGATGTCAATTTTATACCAACTCATGATCATCCAACTTGATGTTTCGTTGGTAGAACCTAGTATCACTTGGCTTTGACCCGATTAGGGTTAACTTTTCACGTAAACTAAAAACCTGACAATCAATCTAACAATGTAGCTTTTTACCCGGCTAGGATTAGTTTTGTACGTAAACTAAAAGTACCTGACAATCAAGCTAGCTTTTGACCCGATTAGGGTTAGCTTTCTCCATAAGTTAAAAGTATTTGACAATATAGCTGATAATGTATCTTTTTAACTGATTAGGGTTAACTTTTGATATAAGCTAAAAGTTGTGTAGAGGCAGAAAGATAAACTTGACAAATCTCACAAGAGACTTGTGTTTTTGGTGCCTTTGGTAAATCAGTATGGCTTCCATCTAAGAGCCATGCTATGTTGAGTCTTTTCAATGTAGACTTATGGGCGACATGTCTTGTTCAATAATGAGCTTCATCTCACTTTGAAACTTTTTAACGTCTTGCTCTTTCTAAGTCAATTTCTTATCGACATAGACTTTTGGACAACGTGTTTCTTTTAAAGGAGTCACATCTCACCTTAAAGCCTTTTAGCGTCTTGCTCTTTTCTAC is part of the Impatiens glandulifera chromosome 1, dImpGla2.1, whole genome shotgun sequence genome and encodes:
- the LOC124922611 gene encoding xyloglucan endotransglucosylase/hydrolase 2-like encodes the protein MASHGCSSFLMASFVLTCMVVTAFAAGNFTDDFEITWGGDRARIRNGAQLLSLSLDQTSGSGFRSKKEYLFGRIDMQLKLVPGNSAGTVTAYYLTSEGPKHDEIDFEFLGNVSGQPYTVHTNVFSQGKGNREQQFHLWFDPTKNFHTYSIHWNLQNIIFLVDNYPIRVFKNREAMGVPYPTSQPMRIYSSLWNADDWATQGGRVKTNWTHAPFTALYRNFNACLPSSSSSSSCSSAVSTNALSDSDSGAQELNAMGRRRLRWVQRYYMVYNYCSDLNRFPQGLPTECKSQ